The genomic stretch TATGCAGCAGCGCCAACACAACGCCCTCCCCTGGCAGCTATGGGAAGATAACCGCTTCTTCACCACACCGGACGACTTTTCACGCTGGGCGGAGGGCCGCAAACAGCTGCGCCTAGAGTACTTCTACCGCGAGCAACGCAAGCGCACCGGCCTGCTCATGGAAGGCGACACGCCGCTTGGCGGGCAGTGGAACTACGACCATGACAACCGCGAGCCCATCGACGCATCGCTGAGCTTTCCTGCGCTGCCTAACCACGGCAAGGATGACGTGACTCAAGCAGCGCTCCAGGATGCCGCTGACCACTTCCCTGATCACATGGGAACGATGGAGACCTTCAACTTGCCGGTCACCCGGCGGCAGGCACTGGTCGACCTGAATCACTTCATCGAACACGGGCTGGCAGACTTTGGCCGCTATCAAGATGCCATCAGCGACCGAGAACCCTTTTTGTATCACTCACGCCTCTCTGCAGCGATGAATATCGGTCTGCTCTCACCGATGGAAGTGTGTGACGCCGCCGAGGCGCACTACCATGCTGGCAAAGCGCCTATCAATGCGGTAGAGGGTTTCATCCGCCAAATACTCGGCTGGCGCGAATACGTGCGCGGGCTCTACTGGACGCAAATGCCCGGGTACAAGCAGGCAAACCAGCTAGGCTTCACCCGCGAGCTGCCCGGGTTTTACTGGGACGCCAACACCGACATGCGCTGCCTCCAACGCGCCATTCAAATGACCATCGACAATAGCTACGCGCATCATATTCAGCGCCTCATGGTCACCGGCAACTTTGCCCTGCTGTGCGGCGTCAAGCCTGAAGCGCTGTGCGATTGGTACCTCGCCGTATATGCCGATGCTTGCGAATGGGTCGAACTGCCCAACACGCTGGGCATGGTGCTGCACGCCGATGGCGGCTTGATGGGCTCCAAGCCTTACTGTGCCTCGGGTAAATACATCGACAAAATGTCTGATCACTGCCAACACTGTCGCTACTCCCCCAAACAGATGACCGGCCCCAAAGCCTGCCCCTTCAACAGCCTTTACTGGCATTTTTTGGAAACCAATGCGGAACAGCTCAACCGTAACCCACGAATGAAGCTCATCTATGGATCGCTAGGACGCATGAAAGAGGAGAAGCGCGAGGCCATTCGCCAGCAGGCCGAGCAATTCCTTGCCAAACTACCCACCAGCGCCGGTTACGGCCAACCGGCGCACACGAAGGGCTATGCCTCTACAGCCCAACACTCCTCCTCTACGTCTGACTCGGAGAAACGCTCATGAGCCGCTTCGCCACGCTAGATGCCCAGGCCCCGGTCACGCTCTACCATGACGGGCACTGCCCCTTTTGCCGAGTGGAAGTCGCTTGGCTTGCCAAACATCGCCATCGGTCACGCGTTCGGCTCGTCGATATTCAGAGCAGCGAGTTCAAACCAGAGGAGGTAGGCCGCAGTTTCGACACCATGATGGGTCAACTGCATTTGCAAGATCGCGAGGGGAGATGGTTCATCGGTATGGACGCCAGCCGGGCCCTCTATGCGGTGTTGGGCTACCGGCGGCTGGTAAGGCTATCTTGCTTACCGGGCCTGCGCAGCATGATGGATGCAGGCTACCGTTTCTTTGCCCGTCGCCGTATTCGGCTGGGGCGGTGGTGGGAAAAACGTCAGGGTAACGCCGCTCAATGATTCAGCGGAGGAATTAAAACACCAGAGGCATACGCGAGGTGAGCGGCGCGCTGTAATGAGCGTCGCGACCAATCACTTCGTCTTGGGGCACGTGCTGCACCAAGTAAGCGCGATGAATGCCTGCGCGTTTTAGCTCTAAATAAACGTCGTCCAGTGAGCGAAACAGCATCGGCTTGCCGCGCTGCATCAGCATGTGACGCTCGCCTTCAACATCTTCCAGCTCGACTTGGTAAAAACGGCTACCCGAATGGGTAATGACACGAATTTCGAAATTGTCGTGATTCGCGACGAACTGTTTTAACGCTTTCAGTTCCATGGTTCCCTCCTGTTATTGGTCATCGTCATGGAGCACAGCATGACGTGGCTCCATGACAATTATATTACCTTGGCACTAACCGCCTAAGACGGCAATAACAGAAAAGAGTTCCTGCCTTTATCGTCAACTTATGGTCGACTTATTGATACTCGGACGGGTCGATCGCCTTGCCCAGCGAGTTACGATCGATCCAGTTACCGCCTTTGGTCTCTTTGTAACGAAAGACCACTTTATCGCCCACCGCGACGGGAAGTTCAGCATCTTCGGTTTGGTAGCTGTACTTCTCCCCTTCCACCACCAAAAAGTAGCGATAAAGGTCGGGCATGCCCAGCCACTCTTTGAAAGGGCCTTCGCGCTCTAGCGACTGGAGCTCACCACGGCCTTCCAGTTTCGGAAGACGTTTGCGGTTACCGCGCCTAAAACCACCTGCCATTTGTAACTCCTGTCTCTCTATCTGCTCGAGGCGAACTGCTCATGAGGGTGCGCATTATACGTTCTCCCCCATGACGCTCAAGTTAATCGCCAAACGCTTCGCCGTAGCTGTCGGGTGCCAAGTCCTCGAAGCGCGTGTACTTGCCTATGAAGGCCATGTGGACGGTGCCAATCGGCCCGTTACGCTGCTTACCAATGATGAGCTCCGCAATACCCTGGTTATCCGGGTTGTCCGGGTTATACACCTCATCTCGGTACACGAAGGCGATGACGTCCGCATCCTGCTCGATCGCGCCCGACTCCCTCAAATCCGACATCACGGGTCGCTTGTTGGGGCGCTGCTCTAGCGAGCGGTTCAGCTGCGAAAGCGCCACGACCGGGCAGTTGAACTCTTTTGCCAAGCCTTTCAAGGAGCGCGAAATCTCGGAGATCTCCCCCGTACGGTTTTCGGAAAAGCCGGGAATCTGCATCAGCTGCAGATAGTCGATCATGATCAGCGCCATGTTGCCGTGCTCACGTACGATACGACGCAGCCGCGAACGCATCTCGTTGGGTGAGAGCGCGGCGGTATCATCGATGAACAGCTGCTTGTCTTTTAGAAGATTGACGGCCGACGTAAGTCGCGGCCAATCCTCATCTTCCAGCTGGCCCGAGCGAACTCGCGTTTGGTCGATGCGCCCCAGTGAAGAGAGCATACGCAGCATCAGCGATTCTGCGGGCATCTCCATGGAAAACACCATGACCGGCTTGTCGCTGGAGATGACTGCATGCTCGACCAAGTTCATGGCGAAAGTCGTCTTACCCATCGACGGACGCCCGGCGATGATCACCAAGTCGGAGGGCTGCAGGCCCGAGGTCATCTCGTCCAGATCGCGGAAACCGGTGGAGAGGCCGGTCATCTCCCCTTTGAGGTTGAAGAGCTCATCGATGCGGTCGACCGCTTTGGTGAGCAGGTCGCTCATACCGATCGGACCACCGGTTTTGGGGCGCTCTTCGGCAATTTGAAACACCAGCCGCTCGGCTTCGTTCAACAGCTCATCGGCAGGTCGCCCCTGCGGCGAGAACGCCCCTTCGGCAATTTGGTTAGCTGCCCGAATCAGCTTACGCAGCGTGGCACGTTCGCGAACGATATCCGCGTAGGCGCGTATGTTGCTGGCCGAGGGCGTATTGCGGGCAAGCTCCGCCAGAAACCCAAGCCCGCCGACGGTATCCAACTGGTCCCGCGCTTCCAGCGCTTCAGAAAGCGTGACGACATCGAGCGGCTGTCCCGATTCCGCCAAGTGAATCATGACGTTGAACACCAAACGGTGCTCATAGCGATAAAAATCGTCTGCTACCAAACGCTCGGATACGTTATCCCAGGCTTGGTTATCTAGCATGAGCCCGCCTAACACCGACTGCTCCGCCTCTAGCGAGTGCGGCGGCAGCTTTAACGCCGCCGTTTCCTGATCAGCAGAGGGCTGGTCCTGCATAGCGAGCTCCTTAAAAGTAACGCATTGCCAACGGCGCTTATCTTAGCCGGGCTGCTTCCTTCACACCACTGGCCAAATCACACTCGTCAGCGGCTCAGAAAAGACAAAGGGCGCGGGAGGTCCCGCGCCCTTTGAGGCGTTAGCGTTGACGAGCGAGATTACTCGGCGACAACCACCACGCGTACAACGGCATCCACTTCTGCATGCAGGTGGAGGTCGATGTCGTATTCGCCAGTTTGACGAATCGGGCCCTGCGGCATACGCACTTCGCTCTTGGCAACTTCGATGCCAGCAGAGGAGATGGCGTCGGCCAGATCACGCGGACCGATAGAGCCGAACAGCTTGCCTTCGTCGCCCGCTTTAGAAACCAACGACAGTTCGATGTCGTTCAGTTGCTCAGCGCGTGCTTGGGCTTCTGCTTTACGCTCAGCGGCTTGAGCTTCGAGCTCGGCACGCTGTGCTTCAAACGCTTCTACGTTTTCTTTGGTGGCCGGTACGGCTAAGCCGTAAGGCACCAAGTAGTTACGACCATAACCGGGCTTAACAGTGACCTTGTCACCCAGGCCGCCCAGCTTACCAATGTTGTCGAGCAGAATGACTTCCATCTCGTAAACCTCTTGTCAATTGCTGCGGGCAAGGCGTGCGCGAACGTTCGCGAATGTATCGATCAGCCCCAACAGCAGCACAATGAGAATCGTGGGCCAGGTCGTGATCAGCAGCACATAAAATGCTACCAGCCACAGCCCGTTCATCCCCTTTATTCCAATAAACCCGTGCACTAACGCAATACCGGCTATCAACAGCGGAATCCAGCTAAGCATGGCCAGCGCCTGCGCACCTAGCACCATACCTGCCACCCCAAGCACTACTAAAATAGCGAGTTCTTTGGGAGCCAGGCGCAGCGCATGGAACTCTTCACGAAAGCCGCCTGGGTTATAAAGCCCAGCCTGCCAGCTGCGTGCTAGCGCCAAACATGCGATGGCCGCTAACAGCACAACCAACCCCGTTACGCCCCCGATCACCATGGAGGCCAGAGTCGTCGTGTCGACGCCTTGGTTGGCAAACTCTGTGAGCATGCGGTCGATCTCTTCCGAGCTCTCGCGCAACTGCTCCAGCATGAGCTCTGTGCCGCCCGGTGGGCTGAAGATGCCAAGCTGCACCATGACCGCGGCCGCTAAGGTGCCAACGATCAAGGCTTCACTCCAGCGCATCCTCTCGCGCAATATGACCGCCATGAGCGAAACGAGTAGTACGCTCGCCAGCGGAATCACATCACCCTGCGCCCACCAGAAACCGGCTGGTAATGCCGCAGCGATAATGACGGGAAGCGCGGGAGCAAAGCCCTTGCGCAGCGTCACTAACGCCGCAATGGCCGCACCTAACCAAAACAGCCAGGGCACTAACGCTGCTAGCGCTGCCCCGCCTGCGGCATAGGGCGTACCACGCATCAGCCATCTTGCTAGTGCCAGCATCACGTTAAACGCTTACTGGTGGCTATCGGAGTAGGGCAGCAGTGCCAGGTAGCGTGAACGCTTGATAGCGGTCGCCAGCTGACGCTGATAGCGTGCTTTGGTGCCGGTGATGCGGCTCGGAACGATCTTGCCGGTTTCGGTGATGTAAGCCTTCAGCGTGTCGAGATCTTTGTAGTCGATCTGCTTGACGCCTTCAGCGGTGAAGCGGCAAAACTTACGGCGACGGAAAAAACGTGCCATGGACTAGCTCCTTAAAACGTGCGGTGGATAAAATCAGGCAGTTTCTTCAGCTTCAGCGCGCGGTTTTTCTTCGCGACGCGGACGCTTTTCTTCTGCCGGCTTCATCATCGGAGACGCTTCGGTGATCGCTTCTTTGCAACGAACGACCAAGCTGCGGATGATGGCGTCGTTGAAACGGAAGATGTTCTCGATTTCTTCGAGAGTCTCGCCGGTGCACTCAACGTTCATCAGCACGTAGTGGGCTTTGTGGATCTTGTTGATCGGGTAAGCCAGGTGACGACGGCCCCAATCTTCCAGGCGATGCACAGTACCAGCGTTTTCGGTAACGATGCTGGTGTAGCGCTCGACCATAGCCGGCACTTGCTCGCTCTGATCCGGGTGGACCATAAACACGATTTCGTAATGACGCATGGAATCTCCTTGCGGTTTGGCAGCTTCCGATGTGCGCTGGGGCAGATACCTCAACGGCGACAGGGAAGCAAGGAGTTAACTGAAATGCCCTTTCTAGGCCGCGAACAGCCGAGATAGCGCATCAAGCAGAACTGTTGATCGTACAGATGAGTTACCCATACGAACGCCCGCTTATGAATAAACGAGCGCAAGCATTCTAGTGGGCTGGCCGCTAACTTGCAAGCTGCCGCTGGCGAACGGCTTCAAACAGGCAGATACCGGTGGCCACAGAGACATTCAAGCTCGACACCTGCCCGGCCATGGGCAGTTTGGCGAGATTATCGCAGGCTTCGCGGGTCAAACGGCGCATGCCCTTCCCTTCGGCGCCCATCACCAGCGCGGTAGGACCGGTCATGTCGATCTCGAACACGCTGGCCTCCGCCTCACCGGCGGTACCGGTAATCCAAACACCCGCATCTTTGAGCTTGGCCAACGTGCGCGAAAGATTCGTGACCTGATAGACCGGCACGACTTCTGCAGCACCGCAGGCCACTTTCCTGACCGTGGCATTGAGCGGCGCGGCCTTGTCTTTCGCCACGATCACGCCGTGGGCGCCGGCGGCATCGGCGCTACGCAGGCAGGCACCGAAGTTATGCACATCGGTGACGCCATCCAGCACCAGCAACAGCGGCGGTGCGGATGCCTGCCAGGCACGCAGTTTCAACCACAGCGACTCTTCACCTTCGGGCATCAAAGGGGCACAAAATGCCACCACGCCTTGGTGCGCTGCGCCCTGGGTGAGCTGATCGAGCACGTCACGGGGCTGCTCTCTGATACGCGCACCGCCGGACTGGGCCGTGGCGACCAACTCTTTCAAACGGTTACCCGCCCCCTGCTGAACCCACAGCTCCTGAGGGGACTCGCCACGCCCTAGCAAGCTCTCCAGCGCGTGAACGCCGTACACGTGATCCAAGCCATCCGGCGTGCGAATGGCCGTACGCGGGGGGCGTCGAGACGACGACTTCATGCTCACCCCTTTTTCGCTGATGGTTTGCGCGAGCCGTTGCGCGTGCGGCGCGGGCCACGACGCGTTGACGGCTTATCCTGGGCAGCGACTGCCTTGGGGCCACCACTTTCACCACGACGCTTACGCGGCTGGCGACGCGGGCGCGGCTTGTCATCGGCCAAGCCAAAGTCGATTTTCCGGTCGTCCATGTCCACGCGCGCCACCTGAACGGTCAAGCCATCCCCCAGGCGGTAGGTGGTGCCGGTACGCTCCCCTTTCAGGCGATGCTTTTCGGCTTCGTAGTGATAGTAGTCCGACGGCAGCGAGGTCACGTGTACCAAGCCCTCGACATAGAAGTCATCGAGACGCACGAACAGGCCAAACTGGGTCACCGAGGCAATCGTACCTTCGAAAGTCTCTCCGAGCTTATCGGACATGAACTCACACTTGAGCCAGCTCTCGACATCGCGGGTCGCTTCATCCGCACGCCGCTCGGTCATCGAGCAGTGCTCGCCCAGCTCCAGCATTTGTTCGAAGGTATAGGGGCACCATTTGCTCGGTGGCTCTACCGGCGCACCCTCTACCCGCACGACCGTATTGGTTTGACGCGGGCCACGAATCACCGAGCGAATGGCGCGGTGAACCAGCAGATCCGGATAACGGCGGATCGGCGAGGTAAAGTGGGCGTACGCCTGGTACGCCAAACCAAAGTGGCCTTCGTTCTGAGGCGAATAGACGGCCTGATTCATCGAGCGCAGCATGACCGTTTGAATGATATCGGCGTCCGGTCGGTCGGCAATGGCTTCGCGAAGCGCTTGGTAATCTTGCGGCGTGGGCTCGTCGCCCCCTCCGACGGAAAGTCCCAGCTCACTCAAGAACAGGCGCAGCTTGTCCAAACGCTCGGGCGTGGGACGCTCGTGAATACGGTAGAGCGCTGGCAGGTCGTGCTTGTCCAGGAAGCGCGCCGTGGCCACGTTGGCGGCCAGCATGCACTCCTCGATGAGCTTGTGAGCGTCGTTACGGGTACGCGGCACGATTTTTTCGATCTTGCGCTCGTCATTGAAGATGATCGCCGTTTCCGTGGTATCGAAATCGATCGCGCCACGCTCTTCCCGCGCAGAGCGCAGTAGGCCATACAGCTCGTGCAGATTTTTGAGCGGCTTGACCAGTTCCGCATGCTCACGACGCAGCGCTTCGCCCTCCTCGCTCTCGCCGTCCAACATCGCCGCCACCTTGTTATAGGTCAGGCGTGCATGGGAGTTCATCACGGCTTCATAAAACGAGTAGCGACTGATGGCGCCGGTTTTGGAGATGTTCATCTCGCACACCATCACCAAACGATCGACGTGAGGGTTCAGTGAACAGAGGCCGTTGGAGAGCAGCTCTGGCAGCATCGGCACGACCTGCCCCGGGAAGTAGACCGAGTTCCCTCGCGTGCGCGCCTCATCATCCAGCGCAGTGCCGGGGCGTACATAGTGGGAAACGTCGGCAATCGCCACCAACAGCTTCCAGCTGCCGGACTTGGTCTTCCAGGCACAGACTGCGTCGTCGAAATCTTTGGCGGACTCATCGTCGATGGTGACGAGCGGAATATCACGCAAATCGACGCGATGCTGTTTATCCTCCTCCAAGACCTCTGCAGAGATGTCGCTGGTTTGATCCAGCACCTCTGGCGGAAACTCGGCAGGGATGTCGTAGCTGCGGATGGCAATATCGATCTCCATGCCGGGATCCATACGCTCGCCCAGCACTTCGATCACTTCACCCACCGGCTGCACCCGAGTAGCGGGCTGCTGCACGATCCTGGCCGAAATGACCTGGCCATCCTTTGCCCCCCCACAGGAGGTGTGCGGTATGATGACTTCTTGCGTAATGCGCGGGTTTTCGGGAATCAACACCCCAAACTCCGGGGTATTGCTGCGGTAGACACCCACGATGGTTTGGGTATTGCGCGCGATGACATCGGCAATGGTGGCTTCGTCACGGCCGCGACGGTCACGGCCACTGATGCGTACCAGCACGTGATCACCGTGAAAGACACGACGCATTTGACGTGGCGGCAACACGAGATCTGGCTTCTTACCGTCATCCCGCAGCACGAAACCAAAACCATCGCGATGCCCCAAGACCTTACCTTTGATTAGGTCGAGCTTGTCGATGAGCGCGTAGGCGCCACGACGGTCCCGTAGCACCTGCCCGTCGCGTTCCATGGCCGCCATGCGCCGACGCACGGCTTCGAGATGGTCTTCATCCTCGATGCCCAGCATGCGGCTCATGTTTTCATGGGTAATGGGCTTGCCATAACTTTCTAGGGCAGCCAATAAGTATTCGCGGCTAGGCGCAGGGTTATCGTACTTTTGCGCCTCGCGCTCGGCGTGCGGATCATCACTCAACGTCCAGTACTTCATGCGATCAACATCCTTGATGGCGTTTGCGGGAGGCGGACAGTTAGCGCAGCGGCTTGGCACTGCGGGCGGGATTCGGTATCGACGCTATTGGCGTCGGCGCAAGCGGTTAATGAGCTAGCGCGTGTCATGTTTTGTTTGGTCATGGGCGCAGTATAGCGCTGCCGGTTCAATCACCCAACCACCTAACGCTGCATTAATATGATTTCAGTGTTAAAAAATTCGCCTCAGGGCTTGCATTTAACCACGGCCCCGGTATCATACGCGCCACTTGCCCAGATGGCGGAATTGGTAGACGCGCTAGCTTCAGGTGCTAGTGACCGTATGGTCGTGGAGGTTCAAGTCCTCTTCTGGGCACCAAATAACATCATGTTATCCCCTTTTCATGACGTTATAAGGTGCAGCGGCAAGTTAGCGGTGACAGCAGTAGAAGGTTAGTTTGTATTCGCCCAGGTGGCGGAATTGGTAGACGCGCTAGCTTCAGGTGCTAGTGACCGTATGGTCGTGGAGGTTCAAGTCCTCTCCTGGGCACCATGCGAATACAAACGCCGCGCTGTAACTGCAAACGAAAAGATGATGCGCCCAGGTGGCGGAATTGGTAGACGCGCTAGCTTCAGGTGCTAGTGTCCGTACGGACGTGGAGGTTCAAGTCCTCTCCTGGGCACCATGACATGGTCCCTTCCGCATCACTCTTTCATCCATGCTATCCCCTCTTATTTCTCTTTTTCTCTGTGTATTTTTTCTAGTATAAGCCACGTGCCCTATGCGCTTTTCCGATCACCGCCCTAGCGTGGTGTGTTGTAGCGCCTGCACGTTAACACGGTGGCGCATTGCGACAAGCGAGGGTCAAGCCCCCGCCCGCCGATTTACTGATAGCGTCCGGGACGACGCGCCACCTCTTCCAACGCCCAGTCTTGGGTGCGCAACTCACCTTCGAGTACGGACTCCATTGCGGGTGTCAAATCAGGAAAGAAATCCAGTCCCGTTCGCGCTTCCACCTCATCGATAGTGACGAGATAGTCATCCAGCGGCTCGTTGCCTCTTACGTCTTGAGGCATGATGAACGCTAGCGCTAACGGCGCCTCTTCGTGAGGGGCGACGATGATTTTATAAAACGCCGACGGCACTTCCACGAAACCCACGCGATTGAACACGTTATCCATAAAGTGCTCCGGGTAGATGGGCCCGGTGATTACCTGCAAGCGCTCAAAGCGAGGGGCAAAGTGGTCCATGACCGACTCTTCCAAACGCTGCCAAAGCTGACGATTCAAATTAGGCCGTTGAGGCGCCATGTTGCTCATCAAGAAGGTATCGATTTGCGCACGGCGGCCATGCACGGCGGCAATGGCATAGTTGGGGGCTAGATGCCCTCGGTCGTAGCCACTGCCGGAATAGCTGTCCGTATCTACGGGCCATAGCGTGCGCCAGTCTGCTTGGAAATTGGGCCGACTGCCGATGCGCGTATCGTCTGGCACGGCGGTGACTTGGTAGCTGACCCACAGCGCCCCGACGCGTACATCCGACCATCCCGCTAAAAACCCATCGTTGCGCAATACGCGATGAAACGTCGTCGGTTGAAACGACTCCCACGTGGGCACGCCTTTCCACGTGTACGCATCTTGATGTTGACGGCCCTGAAACTCCCACAGACCAGTACCTACGATTACAAACAGCACAGCAATGCCCAGACGTCGCCCTTGGCGACGCCAGCGCACGAACGAATTCCCCAACGAAGTCACTCCCCTACGATATTCTTTTCATCCACTCGTCTATCCGTTGCCGCGATAGCGAGGGTTACCAGCCGAGTGAAAACATGGTTTCCAGATCGTGACGAGAGTGCACCTGCATGGCGTTCAACGTTTCAGTATCGCTGATCCCCTCTACCGCATTGAGACGCTCGGTGACCAGTTCTGCCAAGCTCTCGAAGTCACGGGTGCGGGCAATGGCGACTAAGTCGTAACGACCACAGGTAGAGTAGACCTCACTGATCCCCTCTACATCTGCTAGACGCTCGGCCACTGCTTTTACCTGGCCTTTTTCGGTATTGATCAAGATCACTGCGTTCTGCATGGCGCCCTCGTTGCTCATGAAAGGTGGATATCAGGCTACGGGGCGAGTATAGCAGCCTGCGGGGTAGGGCCAAGCGCTGCTCACCTGCGTGG from Halomonas meridiana encodes the following:
- the rpsF gene encoding 30S ribosomal protein S6, whose protein sequence is MRHYEIVFMVHPDQSEQVPAMVERYTSIVTENAGTVHRLEDWGRRHLAYPINKIHKAHYVLMNVECTGETLEEIENIFRFNDAIIRSLVVRCKEAITEASPMMKPAEEKRPRREEKPRAEAEETA
- the rnr gene encoding ribonuclease R; translated protein: MKYWTLSDDPHAEREAQKYDNPAPSREYLLAALESYGKPITHENMSRMLGIEDEDHLEAVRRRMAAMERDGQVLRDRRGAYALIDKLDLIKGKVLGHRDGFGFVLRDDGKKPDLVLPPRQMRRVFHGDHVLVRISGRDRRGRDEATIADVIARNTQTIVGVYRSNTPEFGVLIPENPRITQEVIIPHTSCGGAKDGQVISARIVQQPATRVQPVGEVIEVLGERMDPGMEIDIAIRSYDIPAEFPPEVLDQTSDISAEVLEEDKQHRVDLRDIPLVTIDDESAKDFDDAVCAWKTKSGSWKLLVAIADVSHYVRPGTALDDEARTRGNSVYFPGQVVPMLPELLSNGLCSLNPHVDRLVMVCEMNISKTGAISRYSFYEAVMNSHARLTYNKVAAMLDGESEEGEALRREHAELVKPLKNLHELYGLLRSAREERGAIDFDTTETAIIFNDERKIEKIVPRTRNDAHKLIEECMLAANVATARFLDKHDLPALYRIHERPTPERLDKLRLFLSELGLSVGGGDEPTPQDYQALREAIADRPDADIIQTVMLRSMNQAVYSPQNEGHFGLAYQAYAHFTSPIRRYPDLLVHRAIRSVIRGPRQTNTVVRVEGAPVEPPSKWCPYTFEQMLELGEHCSMTERRADEATRDVESWLKCEFMSDKLGETFEGTIASVTQFGLFVRLDDFYVEGLVHVTSLPSDYYHYEAEKHRLKGERTGTTYRLGDGLTVQVARVDMDDRKIDFGLADDKPRPRRQPRKRRGESGGPKAVAAQDKPSTRRGPRRTRNGSRKPSAKKG
- a CDS encoding cryptochrome/photolyase family protein translates to MSKPLLLVLGDQLTLTLPTLREAPSNAVVAMCEVAEEARYVPHHLHKIGLFMAAMRHFADALRDKGYTVHYSRINDGDNTQSLIEEAERLANQYGCDEIRVTRPGEWRLWNDMQQRQHNALPWQLWEDNRFFTTPDDFSRWAEGRKQLRLEYFYREQRKRTGLLMEGDTPLGGQWNYDHDNREPIDASLSFPALPNHGKDDVTQAALQDAADHFPDHMGTMETFNLPVTRRQALVDLNHFIEHGLADFGRYQDAISDREPFLYHSRLSAAMNIGLLSPMEVCDAAEAHYHAGKAPINAVEGFIRQILGWREYVRGLYWTQMPGYKQANQLGFTRELPGFYWDANTDMRCLQRAIQMTIDNSYAHHIQRLMVTGNFALLCGVKPEALCDWYLAVYADACEWVELPNTLGMVLHADGGLMGSKPYCASGKYIDKMSDHCQHCRYSPKQMTGPKACPFNSLYWHFLETNAEQLNRNPRMKLIYGSLGRMKEEKREAIRQQAEQFLAKLPTSAGYGQPAHTKGYASTAQHSSSTSDSEKRS
- the rpsR gene encoding 30S ribosomal protein S18, which gives rise to MARFFRRRKFCRFTAEGVKQIDYKDLDTLKAYITETGKIVPSRITGTKARYQRQLATAIKRSRYLALLPYSDSHQ
- a CDS encoding DUF6482 family protein, with the translated sequence MELKALKQFVANHDNFEIRVITHSGSRFYQVELEDVEGERHMLMQRGKPMLFRSLDDVYLELKRAGIHRAYLVQHVPQDEVIGRDAHYSAPLTSRMPLVF
- the rplI gene encoding 50S ribosomal protein L9, whose translation is MEVILLDNIGKLGGLGDKVTVKPGYGRNYLVPYGLAVPATKENVEAFEAQRAELEAQAAERKAEAQARAEQLNDIELSLVSKAGDEGKLFGSIGPRDLADAISSAGIEVAKSEVRMPQGPIRQTGEYDIDLHLHAEVDAVVRVVVVAE
- a CDS encoding DNA/RNA non-specific endonuclease, with the protein product MRWRRQGRRLGIAVLFVIVGTGLWEFQGRQHQDAYTWKGVPTWESFQPTTFHRVLRNDGFLAGWSDVRVGALWVSYQVTAVPDDTRIGSRPNFQADWRTLWPVDTDSYSGSGYDRGHLAPNYAIAAVHGRRAQIDTFLMSNMAPQRPNLNRQLWQRLEESVMDHFAPRFERLQVITGPIYPEHFMDNVFNRVGFVEVPSAFYKIIVAPHEEAPLALAFIMPQDVRGNEPLDDYLVTIDEVEARTGLDFFPDLTPAMESVLEGELRTQDWALEEVARRPGRYQ
- the dnaB gene encoding replicative DNA helicase, which encodes MQDQPSADQETAALKLPPHSLEAEQSVLGGLMLDNQAWDNVSERLVADDFYRYEHRLVFNVMIHLAESGQPLDVVTLSEALEARDQLDTVGGLGFLAELARNTPSASNIRAYADIVRERATLRKLIRAANQIAEGAFSPQGRPADELLNEAERLVFQIAEERPKTGGPIGMSDLLTKAVDRIDELFNLKGEMTGLSTGFRDLDEMTSGLQPSDLVIIAGRPSMGKTTFAMNLVEHAVISSDKPVMVFSMEMPAESLMLRMLSSLGRIDQTRVRSGQLEDEDWPRLTSAVNLLKDKQLFIDDTAALSPNEMRSRLRRIVREHGNMALIMIDYLQLMQIPGFSENRTGEISEISRSLKGLAKEFNCPVVALSQLNRSLEQRPNKRPVMSDLRESGAIEQDADVIAFVYRDEVYNPDNPDNQGIAELIIGKQRNGPIGTVHMAFIGKYTRFEDLAPDSYGEAFGD
- a CDS encoding thiol-disulfide oxidoreductase DCC family protein; its protein translation is MSRFATLDAQAPVTLYHDGHCPFCRVEVAWLAKHRHRSRVRLVDIQSSEFKPEEVGRSFDTMMGQLHLQDREGRWFIGMDASRALYAVLGYRRLVRLSCLPGLRSMMDAGYRFFARRRIRLGRWWEKRQGNAAQ
- a CDS encoding Lrp/AsnC family transcriptional regulator, yielding MQNAVILINTEKGQVKAVAERLADVEGISEVYSTCGRYDLVAIARTRDFESLAELVTERLNAVEGISDTETLNAMQVHSRHDLETMFSLGW
- the rlmB gene encoding 23S rRNA (guanosine(2251)-2'-O)-methyltransferase RlmB, which codes for MKSSSRRPPRTAIRTPDGLDHVYGVHALESLLGRGESPQELWVQQGAGNRLKELVATAQSGGARIREQPRDVLDQLTQGAAHQGVVAFCAPLMPEGEESLWLKLRAWQASAPPLLLVLDGVTDVHNFGACLRSADAAGAHGVIVAKDKAAPLNATVRKVACGAAEVVPVYQVTNLSRTLAKLKDAGVWITGTAGEAEASVFEIDMTGPTALVMGAEGKGMRRLTREACDNLAKLPMAGQVSSLNVSVATGICLFEAVRQRQLAS